In Lineus longissimus chromosome 7, tnLinLong1.2, whole genome shotgun sequence, a genomic segment contains:
- the LOC135491604 gene encoding uncharacterized protein LOC135491604: MEQIEPQDRAPSAVIDMSTGESLKTLGIAWNTSDDTFRFPTVKTLIDLEDPETKRSLLSIASKIFDIMGMLSPYVIRAKLLFQELWQKGLGWDDTLDETTAQKWRIWKGELKELDQLEIPRCLPLGLGEISSIELHGFGDASEKAYGAAVYIRVVDQNGYTAARLVMSKSKVAPVKKVSLPRLELLAAVVNTRLVKFVKESLSRNIDRVTMWTDSTVTLAWIRKPSHIWKTFVANRVEEIQTTWEPELWRHCPGEDNPSDLLTRGLPAEDLVNREEWWSGPQWLPLSTDMWPKGKLSDESSEDLEEKKATIWIPNLTRSTKCSDCRRQVTELGVERGDQAPSDTSAQPSNR; encoded by the coding sequence ATGGAACAAATAGAACCTCAGGATAGAGCTCCATCCGCTGTGATTGACATGAGCACGGGTGAGTCACTAAAGACACTAGGAATTGCATGGAATACGTCAGATGACACCTTCCGCTTCCCAACGGTGAAGACTTTGATTGACTTGGAGGATCCTGAAACAAAACGGAGTCTCTTAAGTATCGCatcaaaaatatttgatatcatgggaATGCTATCACCTTATGTCATCAGAGCAAAGTTGCTTTTCCAAGAGTTATGGCAGAAGGGTTTAGGCTGGGATGATACATTGGATGAGACAACAGCACAGAAATGGCGCATATGGAAAGGAGAGCTAAAGGAGTTGGATCAATTGGAGATTCCCCGATGTTTACCCCTGGGACTAGGAGAAATCTCAAGCATTGAACTTCATGGATTTGGAGACGCATCAGAGAAGGCGTACGGAGCAGCGGTATACATCAGAGTGGTAGACCAGAATGGGTACACCGCAGCAAGATTGGTGATGTCAAAGTCAAAAGTAGCGCCAGTGAAGAAAGTGTCACTACCTAGACTTGAACTTCTAGCAGCTGTAGTAAATACAAGATTAGTTAAGTTCGTCAAGGAGTCACTATCAAGAAACATAGACAGAGTTACAATGTGGACAGACAGTACAGTAACACTTGCTTGGATACGCAAGCCTAGTCATATCTGGAAGACGTTTGTAGCTAATAGAGTGGAGGAAATCCAAACGACTTGGGAACCTGAGTTATGGAGACACTGTCCAGGAGAAGATAATCCTAGCGATTTGCTGACTCGTGGATTGCCAGCAGAAGACTTAGTCAATCGTGAGGAATGGTGGAGTGGACCTCAGTGGTTACCATTGTCGACAGATATGTGGCCCAAGGGAAAGTTGTCAGATGAGTCGAGTGAAGATCTAGAGGAGAAGAAGGCAACAATTTGGATCCCAAATTTGACGAGGTCAACAAAGTGCTCAGACTGTAGGCGGCAGGTTACAGAACTCGGAGTTGAAAGAGGAGACCAAGCACCAAGTGATACTTCCGCACAACCATCCAATCGTTGA
- the LOC135491605 gene encoding uncharacterized protein LOC135491605, whose product MVFLEKVKSDADPAKTVYYLPHHAVVREDKTTTKTRIVFDASARDKHGVSLNDCLHQGPALQPNLVAVLLRFRMNNIALMADVKKMFLQIKIREEDRDVHRYLWRDGNSDRPPEIYRMNRVTFGVNASPFLAIATEKHHTRRLEKVYPQAAREIQDNMYVDDCLSGAAGVPQALDLKTDQRI is encoded by the coding sequence atggtttttttgGAAAAGGTCAAGAGTGACGCTGATCCGGCCAAGACTGTCTACTACCTTCCTCATCATGCAGTGGTAAGAGAGGATAAAACTACAACCAAGACAAGAATCGTATTCGATGCATCGGCACGTGATAAGCATGGCGTGTCATTGAACGATTGCCTACACCAAGGTCCCGCCTTACAGCCAAACCTTGTCGCCGTATTGCTGCGATTTCGTATGAACAACATCGCATTGATGGCAGACGTGAAGAAGATGTTTCTTCAAATCAAGATTAGAGAGGAGGATCGTGACGTGCATCGATACCTATGGAGAGATGGGAACTCAGACCGGCCTCCAGAGATCTACAGAATGAACCGAGTCACATTTGGGGTAAATGCGAGTCCATTTCTTGCCATAGCGACCGAGAAGCATCACACTCGAAGGCTTGAGAAGGTTTACCCGCAAGCGGCAAGAGAGATCCAAGACAATATGTATGTTGACGACTGCCTGTCGGGAGCAGCTGGAGTCCCACAAGCTTTAGACCTGAAGACAGATCAAAGGATTTGA